One Amycolatopsis sp. NBC_00355 genomic window carries:
- a CDS encoding YebC/PmpR family DNA-binding transcriptional regulator: protein MSGHSKWATTKHKKANLDAKRGKLFARLIKNIEVAARTGTGGGDPDGNPTLYDAIQKAKKNSVPQDNIERARKRGGGEEAGGADWQNITYEGYGPNGVAVLIECLTDNKNRAAMEVRTALTRNGGSLADPGSVAYMFNRKGVVIMPKADATEDDVLMAVLDAGAEEVNDLDESFEIVSEGGDLVPVRKALQEAGFEYESAEMTFLPTVSVPLDADGAKKVFKLIDALEDCDDVQNVYANFDVSDEVLAEVG, encoded by the coding sequence ATGAGCGGCCACTCCAAGTGGGCCACCACGAAACACAAGAAGGCCAACCTCGACGCGAAGCGCGGCAAGCTCTTCGCTCGGTTGATCAAGAACATCGAGGTGGCCGCGCGGACCGGCACCGGTGGTGGCGACCCGGACGGCAACCCCACGCTCTACGACGCCATCCAGAAGGCGAAGAAGAACTCGGTTCCGCAGGACAACATCGAGCGCGCCCGCAAGCGCGGTGGTGGTGAAGAGGCCGGCGGCGCCGACTGGCAGAACATCACGTACGAGGGTTACGGCCCCAACGGCGTGGCGGTGCTGATCGAGTGCCTCACCGACAACAAGAACCGTGCCGCGATGGAGGTCCGCACCGCGCTCACGCGCAACGGCGGCTCCCTCGCCGACCCGGGCTCGGTCGCCTACATGTTCAACCGCAAGGGCGTCGTGATCATGCCGAAGGCGGACGCCACCGAGGACGACGTCCTCATGGCGGTCCTCGACGCGGGCGCCGAGGAGGTCAACGACCTCGACGAGAGCTTCGAGATCGTCTCCGAGGGCGGCGACCTGGTCCCGGTGCGCAAGGCACTGCAGGAGGCCGGGTTCGAGTACGAGTCGGCGGAAATGACGTTCCTCCCGACGGTCAGTGTCCCCCTGGACGCGGACGGCGCGAAGAAGGTCTTCAAGCTGATCGACGCGCTCGAGGATTGCGACGACGTCCAGAACGTCTACGCGAACTTCGACGTTTCGGATGAAGTGCTCGCCGAGGTCGGCTGA
- a CDS encoding AzlD domain-containing protein: MDGAELLIGTIVLAVGTFAFRLAGPLLRERVKLSPRAERLMVLGAVVLLAALVAVSALTEGHSFAGFARPAGVLVGGVLAWRKAPFVLVVVAAAATAALLRLAGVP, encoded by the coding sequence ATGGACGGCGCCGAACTGCTCATCGGCACGATCGTGCTGGCCGTGGGCACCTTCGCCTTCCGGCTCGCCGGCCCGCTGCTGCGCGAGCGGGTGAAGCTGTCGCCGCGCGCCGAACGGCTCATGGTGCTCGGCGCGGTGGTGCTGCTGGCGGCGCTGGTCGCGGTGAGCGCCCTGACCGAAGGCCACTCGTTCGCCGGCTTCGCCCGGCCCGCCGGGGTGCTGGTCGGGGGAGTCCTGGCCTGGCGCAAGGCCCCGTTCGTGCTGGTCGTCGTCGCGGCCGCCGCGACGGCCGCCCTGCTGCGCCTCGCCGGCGTCCCCTGA
- the pdxT gene encoding pyridoxal 5'-phosphate synthase glutaminase subunit PdxT: MSSKPVVGVLAMQGAVREHVAMLEEAGARAVPVRRATELSEVDGLVLPGGESTTMSRLLETFELLEPLRARIAGGLPAFGSCAGMILLARQTLDGRPDQQQLGGLDVVVRRNAFGRQVDSFEADLDFAGVGGGGVHAVFIRAPWVEKAGDGVEVLATVSGVPGLGDEAARIVAVRQGAVLATAFHPELTPDVRVHRLFVDLVRQAA, from the coding sequence GTGTCGTCCAAGCCGGTCGTCGGTGTGCTCGCCATGCAGGGTGCCGTGCGCGAGCACGTCGCGATGCTGGAAGAAGCGGGCGCGCGGGCGGTGCCGGTGCGGCGGGCCACCGAGCTGTCCGAAGTGGACGGTCTGGTGCTGCCCGGCGGCGAGTCGACCACGATGTCCCGGTTGCTCGAGACGTTCGAGCTGCTGGAACCGCTGCGCGCGCGGATCGCCGGCGGGCTGCCCGCGTTCGGCTCGTGCGCCGGGATGATCCTGCTGGCGCGCCAGACCCTCGACGGGCGGCCGGACCAGCAGCAGCTCGGCGGGCTCGACGTGGTCGTCCGGCGCAACGCCTTCGGCAGGCAGGTCGACTCCTTCGAGGCCGACCTGGACTTCGCCGGGGTCGGCGGTGGCGGCGTGCACGCGGTGTTCATCCGGGCGCCGTGGGTCGAGAAGGCCGGTGACGGCGTCGAGGTACTGGCCACGGTCAGCGGCGTCCCCGGCCTGGGCGACGAGGCCGCTAGGATCGTCGCGGTCCGGCAAGGGGCGGTGCTGGCGACCGCGTTCCACCCGGAACTGACGCCCGACGTGCGGGTGCACCGGTTGTTCGTCGACCTCGTGCGACAGGCTGCTTGA
- a CDS encoding cupin domain-containing protein has translation MPEPKDFITHLGLQPLPVEGGRWAQSWRSDTGSAIYYLLVAPESSAPHRLDRVEVYAHHAGAPAAMLLLHPDGSVERPVLGADVAAGERPQVVVPAGTWQATVTRGAWSLLGTVVVPPYTDDCVEFAAAADLAAEYPSAAADLRKF, from the coding sequence ATGCCGGAGCCGAAGGATTTCATCACCCACCTGGGACTTCAGCCGCTGCCCGTCGAAGGCGGGCGGTGGGCGCAGAGCTGGCGGTCCGACACCGGGTCCGCGATCTACTACCTGCTCGTCGCGCCCGAGTCCTCGGCACCGCACCGGCTGGACCGGGTGGAGGTGTACGCGCACCACGCGGGCGCGCCGGCCGCAATGCTGCTGCTCCACCCGGACGGCTCGGTCGAGCGGCCGGTGCTCGGCGCCGACGTCGCGGCCGGGGAACGGCCGCAGGTCGTGGTGCCCGCGGGGACCTGGCAGGCGACGGTCACGCGGGGCGCGTGGAGCCTGCTGGGCACGGTCGTGGTGCCGCCCTACACGGACGACTGCGTGGAGTTCGCCGCGGCGGCCGATCTCGCGGCGGAGTACCCGTCCGCGGCCGCCGACCTGCGGAAGTTCTGA
- the ruvC gene encoding crossover junction endodeoxyribonuclease RuvC — MRVLGVDPGLTRCGLGVVDGGKGRVVRCVAVDVVRTPPDADLAHRLLGISDEVERWLDKYKPAAVAVERVFAQHNVRTAMGTAQAGGVVALAAARRGLPVVFHTPSEVKAAVSGSGRADKAQVTAMVMRLLNLEVAPHPADAADALALAICHLWREPMRARLAEAEARAAEMARTHKARLAAAAKQATVRKPPLKSAVKKPGAAR, encoded by the coding sequence GTGCGAGTGCTCGGGGTCGACCCCGGATTGACCAGGTGCGGCCTGGGCGTGGTCGACGGCGGCAAGGGCCGGGTCGTCCGGTGCGTGGCCGTGGACGTCGTGCGCACGCCGCCCGACGCCGATCTCGCGCACCGCCTGCTCGGCATCTCCGACGAGGTCGAGCGCTGGCTGGACAAGTACAAGCCGGCCGCGGTCGCCGTCGAGCGGGTGTTCGCGCAGCACAACGTCCGGACCGCGATGGGTACCGCGCAGGCCGGCGGCGTCGTCGCGCTGGCCGCCGCGCGCCGCGGCCTGCCGGTCGTGTTCCACACCCCCAGCGAGGTCAAGGCCGCCGTCAGCGGGTCCGGCCGGGCCGACAAGGCCCAGGTCACCGCCATGGTGATGCGGTTGCTCAACCTCGAGGTCGCGCCGCACCCCGCCGACGCTGCGGACGCGCTCGCGCTGGCCATCTGCCACCTCTGGCGGGAGCCGATGCGGGCCCGGCTCGCCGAGGCCGAAGCCCGCGCGGCCGAGATGGCCCGCACGCACAAGGCGCGGCTGGCCGCGGCCGCCAAGCAAGCCACTGTCAGGAAGCCCCCGTTGAAGTCCGCCGTGAAGAAGCCTGGAGCAGCACGATGA
- the pdxS gene encoding pyridoxal 5'-phosphate synthase lyase subunit PdxS — MPEQQTTPQNGSVQSVTGTAKVKRGMAEMLKGGVIMDVVTAEQAKIAEDAGAVAVMALERVPADIRAQGGVARMSDPDLIDAIIETVSIPVMAKARIGHFVEAQVLQSLGVDYVDESEVLTPADYANHIDKWAFTVPFVCGATNLGEALRRITEGAAMIRSKGEAGTGDVSNATTHMRKIRGEIRKLTSLPEDELFVAAKELQAPYELVREVAQAGKLPVVLFTAGGIATPADAAMMMQLGAEGVFVGSGIFKSGNPAQRAEAIVKATTFHDDPDVLAKVSRGLGEAMVGINVEEIPEPHRLAERGW; from the coding sequence GTGCCCGAGCAGCAGACCACTCCCCAGAACGGCTCCGTCCAGTCGGTCACCGGCACCGCCAAGGTGAAGCGCGGCATGGCCGAGATGCTCAAGGGCGGCGTGATCATGGACGTGGTCACCGCCGAGCAGGCGAAGATCGCCGAAGACGCCGGCGCGGTCGCGGTGATGGCGCTCGAGCGCGTACCGGCCGACATCCGCGCCCAGGGCGGCGTCGCGCGGATGAGCGACCCGGACCTGATCGACGCGATCATCGAGACGGTCTCGATCCCGGTCATGGCGAAGGCCCGCATCGGCCACTTCGTCGAGGCGCAGGTGCTGCAGTCCCTGGGTGTCGACTACGTGGACGAGTCCGAAGTGCTGACCCCGGCCGACTACGCCAACCACATCGACAAGTGGGCGTTCACCGTCCCCTTCGTCTGCGGCGCGACCAACCTGGGCGAGGCCCTGCGCCGGATCACCGAGGGCGCGGCGATGATCCGCTCCAAGGGTGAGGCCGGCACCGGCGACGTCTCCAACGCCACCACGCACATGCGCAAGATCCGCGGCGAGATCCGCAAGCTGACGTCGCTGCCGGAGGACGAGCTGTTCGTCGCGGCTAAGGAGCTGCAGGCGCCGTACGAGCTGGTGCGCGAGGTGGCGCAGGCCGGCAAGCTCCCGGTGGTGCTGTTCACCGCGGGCGGCATCGCCACCCCGGCCGACGCGGCGATGATGATGCAGCTGGGCGCCGAGGGCGTGTTCGTCGGCTCGGGCATCTTCAAGTCCGGCAACCCGGCGCAGCGCGCCGAGGCGATCGTCAAGGCCACGACGTTCCACGACGACCCGGACGTGCTGGCGAAGGTCTCGCGCGGGCTGGGCGAGGCCATGGTCGGCATCAACGTCGAGGAGATCCCGGAGCCCCACCGCCTCGCCGAGCGCGGCTGGTGA
- a CDS encoding helix-turn-helix domain-containing protein: MAQETTGAPLEIIAASLRRERTRAGLSLTEVARRAGLAKSTLSQLESGTGNPSVETLWALGVALDVPFSRLVEPDRPKVRVIRAGKGPTVFAEHADYACTLLSACPPSARRDVYLIRAEPGTPRRSDPHMTGVMEHIVLCAGRARVGVLEAPEELLPGDYISYPGDVPHIFEALEPGTYGVEISEYI; encoded by the coding sequence ATGGCGCAAGAAACCACGGGCGCGCCCCTGGAGATCATCGCGGCCTCGCTGCGCCGCGAACGGACCCGTGCGGGCCTGTCCCTGACCGAGGTGGCGCGGCGCGCCGGCCTGGCCAAGTCGACGCTCTCGCAGCTGGAGTCCGGCACGGGCAACCCGAGTGTCGAGACGCTGTGGGCGCTCGGCGTCGCGCTCGACGTGCCGTTCTCGCGGCTGGTGGAGCCGGACCGGCCGAAGGTCCGGGTGATCCGGGCCGGCAAGGGGCCCACGGTGTTCGCCGAACACGCCGACTACGCGTGCACGCTGCTGTCGGCGTGTCCCCCGTCGGCCCGGCGGGACGTGTACCTGATCCGCGCCGAGCCGGGCACGCCGCGGCGGTCCGACCCGCACATGACCGGCGTGATGGAGCACATCGTGCTGTGCGCGGGACGCGCCAGGGTGGGCGTCCTGGAGGCACCGGAGGAGCTGCTGCCCGGCGACTACATCTCCTACCCCGGCGACGTCCCGCACATCTTCGAAGCCCTCGAGCCGGGCACTTACGGCGTCGAGATCTCCGAGTACATCTAG
- a CDS encoding DUF4262 domain-containing protein, translating into MCAVTSTTHAASAEIAADLTADEQRLVEWIETQAKERGNAVVTVAGDDEGAGYCFTACAWALHNVPEAVVVGLPDQMGQVLLDAYVDRAANGEIFEVGQRYDNFFDGVPVVLERVAKGHYPEYFGTAFLIYPDGDFPALQLIVATPEGKFPWHPDAPEGFAKWQLVLTESGDPESWTPGVDGP; encoded by the coding sequence ATGTGCGCCGTGACCTCGACGACGCACGCCGCCTCCGCCGAAATCGCCGCCGACCTGACGGCGGACGAACAGCGCCTGGTCGAATGGATCGAGACGCAGGCCAAGGAACGCGGGAACGCCGTCGTCACGGTCGCCGGCGACGACGAGGGCGCCGGCTACTGCTTCACCGCCTGCGCGTGGGCGCTGCACAACGTGCCCGAGGCCGTCGTCGTCGGGCTGCCCGACCAGATGGGCCAGGTCCTGCTCGACGCGTACGTCGACCGCGCGGCCAACGGCGAGATCTTCGAGGTCGGCCAGCGCTACGACAACTTCTTCGACGGCGTCCCGGTGGTCCTCGAGCGGGTCGCCAAGGGGCACTACCCCGAGTACTTCGGCACCGCGTTCCTCATCTACCCGGACGGCGACTTCCCGGCGCTGCAGCTGATCGTCGCCACACCGGAGGGCAAGTTCCCGTGGCACCCCGACGCGCCCGAGGGCTTCGCGAAGTGGCAGCTCGTGCTCACCGAGAGCGGCGACCCGGAGAGCTGGACCCCGGGCGTCGACGGCCCCTGA
- a CDS encoding ArsR/SmtB family transcription factor, translated as MLDLAFSTEDLAHTRFAFSPGWEIVASVRVLNQPGEHALHLPWVKRATAALDEAGLDISLLRELVPVRHLPGFLAGTPSTPLPELADELADLRDVPARLVRRELDAMAGPRSLALNRFHRDPEAGLDRLATLMERYWDLVLAPEWPRIRALLEADVLHRSRLLARGGAAELFNDLTPMVRWQGGTLTVAHRHLHAAVPLDGRGLVLVPSAFVWPRVFSKTDPRRQPVLRYPPRGIATLWETGTAAAPGALAAVVGRGRAMLLAELAAPASTSELARRTRLSAGAVSQHLGVLKAAGLVSGHRAGRHVLYTRTRAAEVLVEGAGEVDC; from the coding sequence GTGCTCGACCTGGCATTCTCCACAGAGGACCTGGCGCACACCCGGTTCGCGTTCTCGCCCGGGTGGGAGATCGTGGCGAGCGTCCGCGTCCTGAACCAGCCGGGGGAGCACGCGCTGCACCTGCCGTGGGTCAAGCGCGCCACCGCGGCGCTCGACGAGGCCGGGCTGGACATCTCGCTCCTGCGTGAGCTGGTGCCCGTCCGGCACCTCCCGGGCTTCCTGGCGGGCACCCCCTCGACGCCGTTGCCGGAGCTGGCCGACGAGCTCGCCGACCTCCGCGACGTGCCCGCCCGCCTCGTCCGGCGGGAGCTGGACGCGATGGCCGGGCCGCGGTCGCTCGCGCTGAACCGCTTCCACCGCGATCCGGAAGCGGGCCTCGACCGGCTCGCGACGCTGATGGAGCGGTACTGGGACCTCGTGCTGGCGCCGGAGTGGCCGCGGATCCGCGCCCTGCTCGAGGCCGACGTGCTGCACCGGTCGCGCCTGCTGGCCCGCGGTGGTGCCGCCGAGCTGTTCAACGACCTCACCCCGATGGTCCGCTGGCAGGGCGGCACGCTCACGGTGGCGCACCGGCACCTGCACGCCGCCGTCCCGCTCGACGGGCGCGGCCTGGTGCTGGTGCCCTCGGCGTTCGTCTGGCCGCGGGTGTTCTCCAAGACCGACCCGCGTCGGCAGCCCGTGCTGCGGTACCCGCCGCGGGGGATCGCGACGCTGTGGGAGACCGGCACGGCGGCCGCGCCGGGCGCGCTGGCCGCCGTGGTGGGCCGCGGCCGGGCGATGCTGCTGGCCGAGCTGGCCGCGCCGGCGTCCACCTCGGAGCTGGCCCGCCGGACCCGTCTCAGTGCCGGCGCGGTGTCGCAGCACCTCGGCGTCCTGAAGGCCGCGGGCCTGGTCAGCGGGCACCGTGCCGGACGTCACGTGCTCTACACGCGTACCCGGGCCGCCGAAGTCCTGGTCGAGGGCGCCGGCGAAGTGGACTGCTGA
- the ruvA gene encoding Holliday junction branch migration protein RuvA, which yields MISSVRGEVLSVGLDHVVVEVGGVGFAVQATPATLATLRRGEEARLHTALIVREDSLTLFGFADADARELFGLLQTVSGIGPRLALATLAVLDPDKLRGALVEGNITVLTSVPGIGRKGAERLTLELRDKVTALGAGDAPAVTAPGALRAEVVEALAGLGFPAKQAEQAVDQVLADGDGHTTSSVLRASLTTLGRKR from the coding sequence ATGATCTCGTCCGTACGCGGAGAAGTCCTGTCGGTCGGCCTGGACCACGTCGTGGTCGAGGTCGGCGGGGTCGGCTTCGCGGTGCAGGCCACCCCGGCGACCCTGGCCACCCTGCGCCGCGGCGAAGAGGCCCGGCTGCACACCGCCCTGATCGTGCGCGAGGACTCGCTGACGCTGTTCGGGTTCGCCGACGCCGACGCGCGGGAGCTGTTCGGGCTGCTGCAGACGGTGTCCGGGATCGGGCCGCGGCTCGCGCTGGCCACCCTCGCCGTGCTCGACCCCGACAAGCTGCGCGGCGCGCTGGTCGAAGGCAACATCACCGTGCTCACGTCGGTGCCCGGCATCGGCCGCAAGGGCGCCGAGCGGCTCACCCTGGAGCTGCGGGACAAGGTCACCGCGCTCGGCGCCGGGGACGCGCCGGCGGTCACGGCCCCCGGCGCGTTGCGCGCGGAGGTCGTCGAGGCGCTCGCCGGGCTCGGGTTCCCGGCGAAGCAGGCCGAGCAGGCCGTGGACCAGGTGCTCGCCGACGGTGACGGCCACACGACGTCGAGCGTGCTGCGCGCTTCGCTGACCACCCTCGGCCGGAAGCGGTAG
- a CDS encoding FAD-binding oxidoreductase: protein MNRRTFLRISGAVPVAGLAGGLPGDEWERLRRKLAGPLFRPGDPGYPEAKQGYFTMYDHRVPAAVVGAARIEDVQAAVAFAARHDLPIAARSGGHSYPGYSTVDGGIVVDLSRFSGVDVRPGGRAVIGAGARLGPITTTLAAAGRVLPAGSCDTVGIAGLALGGGVGVLDRKYGLTCDHLEAARIVTADGRARTVSATAEPDLFWALRGGGGGNFGIVTGFTFRTVPIADVAVFDLHFPVGTQTALFAAWQEWQPEMPDELWSGMGLGDDHANLGGTFLGPEARMNELLDDLIRRVGTPPAEQRRRTTDHLSAMRSFDDRESRPGAVVNRAAYVGTSRMLTRPAADPAAVVDLLIRDPGVDTIIDAGGGAIARVGVRDTAFPHRTAVASLQFLHSAEPGEGGEAGARRSLAAVRDGLGPEFGTTGYVNYLDPEMPDWPLAYYGPNLPRLRAVARRYDPRGIFAFPQGLSAPHSTVHKGAL, encoded by the coding sequence GTGAACAGGCGCACTTTCCTGCGGATTTCGGGGGCGGTTCCGGTGGCGGGACTGGCCGGCGGGCTGCCGGGAGACGAATGGGAGCGGCTCCGCCGGAAACTGGCCGGACCGTTGTTCCGGCCGGGCGATCCGGGCTATCCGGAGGCGAAGCAGGGCTATTTCACGATGTACGACCATCGCGTCCCGGCGGCGGTGGTGGGGGCCGCGCGGATCGAGGACGTCCAGGCTGCCGTGGCCTTCGCGGCGCGGCACGATCTGCCGATCGCCGCGCGCAGCGGCGGGCACAGCTATCCCGGCTATTCCACAGTGGACGGCGGGATCGTGGTCGACCTGAGCCGGTTCTCCGGCGTCGACGTCCGCCCCGGCGGCCGCGCGGTGATCGGCGCCGGAGCGCGGCTGGGGCCGATCACCACCACGCTCGCGGCGGCCGGTCGCGTGCTGCCCGCGGGCAGCTGCGACACAGTCGGCATCGCCGGGCTCGCCCTCGGCGGCGGCGTCGGGGTGCTCGACCGCAAGTACGGGCTGACCTGCGACCACCTGGAGGCCGCGCGGATCGTCACGGCGGACGGCCGGGCGCGCACGGTTTCGGCGACCGCCGAGCCCGACTTGTTCTGGGCACTGCGCGGCGGGGGCGGCGGCAACTTCGGGATCGTCACCGGGTTCACGTTCCGGACCGTGCCGATCGCCGACGTCGCCGTCTTCGACCTGCACTTCCCGGTGGGCACGCAGACCGCGCTGTTCGCCGCCTGGCAGGAGTGGCAGCCGGAGATGCCGGACGAGCTGTGGTCCGGGATGGGCCTCGGCGACGACCACGCCAACCTCGGCGGCACGTTCCTCGGCCCCGAAGCCCGGATGAACGAGCTGCTCGACGACCTGATCCGCCGGGTCGGCACGCCGCCGGCCGAGCAGCGGCGGCGGACCACGGACCACCTGTCCGCGATGCGCTCCTTCGACGACCGGGAGTCCCGGCCCGGCGCGGTCGTGAACCGCGCGGCCTACGTCGGGACGTCGCGGATGCTCACGCGGCCGGCCGCCGACCCGGCCGCCGTCGTCGACCTGCTGATCCGGGACCCGGGCGTCGACACCATCATCGACGCCGGCGGCGGCGCCATCGCGCGCGTCGGCGTCCGGGACACGGCCTTCCCGCACCGGACCGCCGTGGCGAGCCTCCAGTTCCTGCACAGCGCCGAACCGGGTGAGGGCGGCGAGGCCGGCGCCCGGCGTTCGCTCGCCGCCGTGCGGGACGGGCTGGGGCCGGAGTTCGGCACCACCGGGTACGTGAACTACCTCGACCCGGAGATGCCGGACTGGCCGCTGGCCTACTACGGGCCGAACCTGCCGAGGCTGCGCGCGGTCGCCCGGAGGTACGACCCGCGAGGAATTTTCGCTTTCCCCCAAGGACTTTCGGCACCCCACTCGACTGTCCACAAGGGAGCGCTCTAA
- a CDS encoding AzlC family ABC transporter permease — translation MRSIWRTLDRALARDIGLVCLADCLVGVSYGAIAVGSGFPIWAPMVMSLLVFAGASQFMFIGIVASGGNPFAAVLAGLLVNARHLPFGFALGDVLGKRWGARLAGSHLMIDESVAFALAQEERQRRRAAYWACGIGLFACWNLGVVVGAFAGTAISDTDAFGLDAAFPAVLLALVLPSLRDRAARLPVLLGVVVALVATPFLPAGLPVLLALAGVVAGVAAREPRPGSEPGAEPQEVC, via the coding sequence ATGCGTTCGATATGGCGAACACTCGATCGGGCTCTCGCCCGGGACATCGGTCTGGTCTGCCTGGCCGATTGTCTCGTGGGGGTGTCCTACGGCGCGATCGCGGTGGGCTCCGGCTTCCCGATCTGGGCGCCGATGGTGATGTCCCTGCTGGTCTTCGCGGGGGCGTCCCAGTTCATGTTCATCGGGATCGTGGCCTCCGGCGGCAATCCGTTCGCCGCCGTGCTGGCCGGGCTGCTCGTCAACGCGCGGCACCTGCCGTTCGGGTTCGCGCTCGGCGACGTCCTGGGCAAACGGTGGGGCGCGCGGCTGGCCGGCAGCCACCTGATGATCGACGAGTCGGTGGCGTTCGCGCTGGCCCAGGAGGAGCGGCAGCGGCGTCGCGCGGCCTACTGGGCCTGCGGGATCGGCCTGTTCGCCTGCTGGAACCTCGGCGTCGTCGTCGGAGCGTTCGCCGGCACCGCGATCAGCGACACCGACGCGTTCGGGCTGGACGCGGCGTTCCCCGCGGTCCTGCTGGCGCTGGTCCTGCCGTCCCTGCGCGACCGCGCGGCCCGGTTGCCGGTGCTGCTGGGCGTGGTCGTCGCCCTGGTCGCGACGCCGTTCCTGCCCGCCGGCCTGCCGGTGCTGCTCGCCCTGGCCGGCGTCGTCGCCGGGGTCGCGGCGCGCGAACCCCGGCCCGGGTCCGAGCCCGGGGCCGAGCCGCAGGAGGTCTGCTGA